One genomic segment of Acinetobacter sp. C26M includes these proteins:
- the purF gene encoding amidophosphoribosyltransferase: protein MCGVVGIAGKSPVNQMLFDALTMLQHRGQDAAGIVTCHQGRLFLRKDNGMVRDVFHTRHMRALLGNYGIGHVRYPTAGSSSSAEAQPFYVNSPYGITLAHNGNLTNAAEIHDDLFKTDLRHMNTDSDSEVLLNVFAHELQKIGTLNPTADDIFHTVSRVHERCKGAYGVVAMITGHGLVGFRDPNGIRPLVYGSRETEQGVEYIIASESVAITALGFKVERDIAPGEAIFIDANGQLFTKQCAANPEYRPCIFEYVYFARPDATIDGISVYKARLKMGEKLAYKILKEWGEQHDIDVVIPIPDTSRTSALELANILGVKFREGFMKNRYIGRTFIMPGQQQRKKSVRQKLNPVELEFKDKNVLLVDDSIVRGTTCNEIIQMARDSGAKKVFFASAAPMVKYPNVYGIDMPAKAELIASGRTVEEIRENIGADRLIFQDLEDLKNAVRTSKVPDLTEFDCSVFDGVYVAGGIDKAYLDALEQKRSDAAKSKSDGYIDVNIDAASVDLTGIKEE, encoded by the coding sequence ATGTGTGGAGTTGTTGGGATAGCCGGTAAATCACCAGTGAACCAAATGTTATTTGATGCCTTAACGATGCTGCAACATCGAGGACAAGATGCTGCAGGAATCGTAACCTGCCATCAAGGGCGTTTATTCCTCCGCAAAGATAACGGTATGGTACGCGATGTATTCCATACGCGTCACATGCGTGCATTGCTTGGGAACTACGGGATTGGACATGTTCGCTACCCAACTGCAGGTTCATCAAGCAGTGCTGAAGCGCAACCGTTTTATGTGAACTCACCGTATGGTATTACCCTTGCTCACAATGGTAACTTGACCAACGCTGCTGAAATTCATGATGACCTGTTCAAGACAGATTTACGTCACATGAATACTGATTCTGATTCTGAAGTTTTGCTCAACGTATTTGCGCATGAGTTACAAAAGATCGGTACTTTAAATCCAACCGCAGATGATATTTTCCACACCGTATCTCGTGTACATGAGCGTTGCAAAGGTGCTTATGGCGTTGTGGCAATGATCACAGGCCATGGTTTGGTTGGTTTCCGTGATCCAAATGGTATTCGTCCTTTGGTTTATGGTTCTCGCGAAACAGAACAGGGTGTTGAATATATCATTGCTTCTGAATCCGTGGCGATTACGGCACTTGGTTTTAAAGTTGAACGTGATATTGCACCAGGTGAAGCAATTTTTATTGATGCTAATGGTCAATTGTTTACGAAGCAATGCGCGGCCAATCCTGAATATCGTCCATGTATTTTCGAATATGTTTACTTTGCGCGTCCAGATGCAACAATCGATGGGATTTCAGTGTACAAAGCTCGTTTAAAAATGGGTGAGAAGCTGGCTTATAAGATTTTGAAAGAATGGGGTGAGCAGCACGATATTGATGTGGTGATCCCAATTCCAGATACCAGTCGTACTTCTGCATTAGAACTGGCAAATATTTTAGGTGTGAAATTCCGTGAAGGTTTTATGAAAAACCGTTATATCGGACGTACCTTTATTATGCCAGGTCAGCAGCAACGTAAAAAATCAGTACGTCAAAAGTTAAACCCTGTTGAACTTGAGTTCAAAGATAAGAACGTTCTGTTAGTAGATGACTCAATTGTTCGCGGTACTACCTGTAATGAAATCATTCAGATGGCACGTGATTCAGGCGCGAAAAAAGTATTCTTCGCTTCTGCTGCACCAATGGTGAAGTATCCAAATGTGTATGGTATTGATATGCCAGCCAAGGCAGAGTTGATTGCATCAGGTCGTACAGTCGAAGAAATCCGTGAAAATATTGGTGCAGACCGTTTAATTTTTCAAGATTTGGAAGATTTGAAAAATGCAGTGCGTACCAGCAAAGTTCCAGATTTAACTGAGTTTGATTGTTCTGTGTTTGATGGCGTTTATGTCGCTGGTGGTATTGATAAGGCATATCTTGATGCACTTGAGCAAAAACGTAGTGACGCTGCAAAAAGTAAATCAGATGGCTATATCGATGTAAATATTGATGCAGCATCAGTTGATTTAACTGGGATTAAAGAAGAGTAA
- a CDS encoding CvpA family protein, which yields MNTLDIIILVILLIGGLNGLRQGFIKAFANLIGWIFALIVGAKYAVILAPAMSSLSQDPVVQKIAAFAFIVLIIVVCTWIVSALLNGLLKSLKLGPLNRLAGGAFGSLKGLLIVLIAMQGLGPWVESSPHWKQSKFVQILLPYAPLATELSKDAANQALHQMTSEGALLHRPSSEMDESERASVNERSDHSTKNPFY from the coding sequence ATGAACACACTTGATATCATCATTCTGGTCATTTTGCTCATTGGAGGGCTGAACGGTTTGCGACAAGGATTTATCAAAGCCTTTGCGAACTTGATCGGATGGATATTCGCATTGATCGTTGGGGCAAAATATGCGGTAATCTTGGCACCTGCGATGAGTAGTCTAAGCCAAGATCCTGTCGTGCAAAAAATTGCAGCTTTTGCTTTTATCGTATTGATCATAGTGGTGTGTACGTGGATAGTGTCTGCATTACTGAATGGGCTCTTGAAAAGTTTAAAATTGGGCCCATTAAATCGTTTAGCGGGTGGTGCATTTGGTTCTTTGAAAGGACTCTTAATTGTACTGATTGCTATGCAAGGTTTAGGACCTTGGGTTGAGAGTTCACCGCACTGGAAACAGTCGAAATTCGTACAAATTTTATTACCTTACGCACCTTTGGCTACTGAATTATCCAAGGATGCGGCAAATCAAGCTTTACATCAAATGACATCTGAAGGTGCGTTATTACATCGCCCTTCATCAGAAATGGACGAATCAGAACGTGCTTCAGTGAATGAGCGTTCTGATCATTCGACGAAAAATCCTTTTTATTAA
- a CDS encoding quinone-dependent dihydroorotate dehydrogenase — translation MLYSLARPLLFTLAPERAHELTLSMLDKAHKIGFMHQKVAAKPVTCMGIEFPNPVGLAAGLDKNGAHIDALAALGFGFIEIGTITPRPQAGNPLPRLFRIPQAKAIINRMGFNNDGVDKLIENVKAAKFKGVLGINIGKNADTPVEDAVSDYLICLEKVYNYASYITVNISSPNTKNLRSLQSGDALTELLQTLKDRQLELADQYNHYVPLVLKVAPDLTPEDIQFIAAQLLQFKIDGLIVTNTTLGREGVENLPNGNEAGGLSGAPVFEKSTECLRQFAKVLAGQIPLIGVGGILSGEQAVAKQQAGASLVQVYSGLIYTGPTLVKDCVNAMTV, via the coding sequence ATGTTATATTCATTGGCTCGCCCTTTGTTGTTTACTTTAGCGCCAGAGCGTGCACATGAACTTACGCTCTCTATGCTAGATAAAGCCCACAAAATTGGCTTTATGCATCAGAAAGTTGCAGCAAAACCTGTGACATGTATGGGAATTGAATTTCCAAATCCCGTGGGTCTTGCCGCTGGTTTAGATAAAAATGGTGCGCATATTGATGCTTTAGCTGCACTGGGCTTCGGGTTTATCGAAATTGGAACCATTACACCACGACCACAAGCTGGTAATCCTCTACCACGTTTATTCCGTATTCCTCAGGCAAAAGCGATTATTAACCGCATGGGGTTTAATAATGATGGCGTGGATAAACTGATTGAAAATGTAAAAGCTGCAAAGTTTAAGGGTGTTTTGGGAATCAATATCGGCAAAAATGCAGATACGCCTGTTGAAGATGCAGTATCTGATTATCTGATTTGCCTAGAAAAAGTTTATAATTACGCTTCTTATATTACTGTTAATATTTCATCGCCAAATACCAAAAATTTACGTAGTTTACAAAGTGGTGATGCGCTTACCGAATTATTGCAAACCTTAAAAGATCGTCAACTTGAACTGGCAGATCAATATAATCATTATGTTCCTCTGGTTCTTAAAGTTGCACCAGATTTAACTCCAGAAGATATTCAATTTATTGCTGCACAATTATTACAATTCAAAATTGATGGTTTGATCGTGACCAATACCACGCTTGGGCGTGAAGGTGTTGAAAACTTGCCAAATGGAAATGAGGCAGGTGGTTTGTCAGGTGCGCCCGTATTTGAAAAGAGTACCGAATGTCTACGCCAATTTGCCAAAGTGTTGGCGGGTCAAATTCCACTGATTGGTGTGGGCGGTATTTTGTCTGGCGAACAAGCAGTTGCCAAACAGCAAGCTGGAGCGAGCTTGGTACAAGTTTATAGTGGGCTTATTTATACCGGTCCAACACTTGTGAAAGATTGTGTTAATGCGATGACTGTGTGA
- the gspM gene encoding type II secretion system protein GspM, protein MKALTQLQNSFDQKIEALNEYLQSLSVRERVMVIFTTIFVIVTVIGFSLWKMHALAEQQQKRLNDLKDLTVWMQSNAATMKPANDPGLTAADKIQRTAQQQGLAVSSQQNGEQIQLVAEHQNYAVLANFLMQLSQMGLSIQKMDMVSNNNQIKLTATVQ, encoded by the coding sequence ATGAAAGCATTAACTCAATTACAAAACAGCTTTGATCAAAAAATTGAAGCACTTAATGAATATCTACAAAGTTTGTCTGTGCGTGAACGTGTAATGGTGATTTTTACGACCATCTTTGTGATAGTGACTGTCATTGGATTTTCTTTGTGGAAAATGCACGCCTTGGCAGAGCAGCAACAAAAGCGTTTAAATGATTTGAAAGATCTCACGGTATGGATGCAGAGCAATGCTGCAACGATGAAGCCCGCTAATGATCCTGGCTTAACTGCTGCAGATAAAATCCAACGTACAGCTCAGCAACAAGGCTTGGCAGTTTCTTCACAGCAAAATGGAGAACAGATTCAGCTGGTGGCCGAACATCAGAATTATGCTGTACTGGCTAACTTTTTGATGCAGTTGTCTCAAATGGGTCTCAGCATCCAAAAAATGGATATGGTTTCAAATAATAATCAGATTAAATTAACCGCAACAGTACAATAA
- the gspL gene encoding type II secretion system protein GspL, translating into MLYIWMPETNGTWYWSAGENWLQAQSLEQLIQDLQEHHGKEAVVYFPSRNAQLLQQPMTKAHYKQLGQEGVKYLLEEFVTLPIDQMKVVHHFHNDQLNILGVAQYSIETWQHALSLLPIQIAAFLPDFLILPEPEPNQVVLLNLYDHLLVRENAWTGNSVDDLGLFLEFQTAETQYKFANLNADQLDSLATASSKDQRTEFGYQFEQLLRPKQHPFNVLPKSKNAEVQWSGYWKAAAAVLLAVIIVQLGYDALRWAKLKKVADQTASQAIDQYKSWFGEGGRVTEQNLKSSFEGQLRMSQLGDTQALSLLSRVGPILMQKQIVAQQVSYDASTLAMSLKAKSADDLQGLAQQLNQQGFQAELGNVQADSVGAIGVVKIK; encoded by the coding sequence ATGCTGTATATATGGATGCCCGAAACCAATGGAACATGGTATTGGTCGGCAGGGGAAAATTGGTTGCAGGCACAGAGTCTTGAACAGTTGATTCAGGACTTGCAAGAGCATCATGGAAAAGAGGCTGTGGTTTATTTTCCAAGTCGAAATGCGCAATTATTACAACAGCCAATGACCAAAGCACATTACAAACAATTGGGGCAAGAGGGTGTTAAATACCTCTTGGAAGAGTTTGTGACCTTACCTATTGATCAAATGAAAGTGGTTCATCACTTTCACAACGATCAGCTCAATATCTTAGGTGTCGCGCAATATTCAATTGAAACATGGCAACATGCGCTGAGTCTTTTACCGATCCAGATAGCAGCATTTTTACCAGACTTTTTGATTTTACCTGAACCAGAACCGAATCAAGTGGTGTTGCTCAACCTGTATGATCATTTATTGGTGAGAGAAAATGCATGGACAGGTAACTCTGTTGATGATTTGGGACTGTTTTTGGAGTTTCAGACGGCAGAAACACAGTATAAATTTGCCAATCTGAATGCCGACCAATTGGATAGCCTCGCGACTGCATCAAGTAAAGATCAGCGGACTGAATTTGGTTATCAATTTGAACAATTATTAAGACCCAAACAACATCCATTTAATGTTTTGCCAAAATCAAAAAATGCAGAAGTACAGTGGTCTGGTTATTGGAAAGCGGCAGCAGCAGTATTATTGGCAGTAATTATCGTGCAACTTGGTTATGATGCTTTGCGCTGGGCAAAGCTGAAAAAAGTTGCTGATCAAACTGCGAGTCAAGCGATTGATCAGTATAAATCTTGGTTTGGTGAAGGTGGGCGAGTGACTGAGCAAAATCTTAAAAGCTCATTTGAAGGTCAATTGCGTATGAGTCAACTTGGCGATACACAAGCACTTTCATTATTAAGTCGCGTTGGACCAATTTTGATGCAAAAACAAATTGTTGCCCAACAAGTGAGTTATGATGCCTCTACTTTGGCAATGTCTCTCAAAGCAAAATCTGCCGATGATTTACAAGGCTTAGCACAACAATTAAATCAACAAGGTTTTCAAGCAGAGTTAGGCAATGTGCAAGCCGATAGTGTTGGAGCAATTGGGGTGGTGAAAATAAAATAA
- a CDS encoding phosphoglycerate mutase family protein, which translates to MQLTLVRHGEASPAINGNDIQRPLTTRGHQQAEQTGHFLKDVIQPEIFVVSPLLRAQETLAHIKAHFHGIPVLICDKIKPDDDAKDAIEWLSKLPYESIAVVCHMNVVAHIEEQLTHEGFNPFALAEARIYDQAVIANGLSTQKNRFTPTL; encoded by the coding sequence ATGCAGTTAACTTTAGTTCGTCACGGTGAAGCATCTCCAGCCATCAATGGAAATGATATTCAACGCCCACTCACAACACGTGGGCATCAACAAGCTGAACAAACAGGACATTTCTTAAAAGATGTGATTCAGCCTGAAATTTTTGTGGTGAGTCCTTTATTACGTGCTCAAGAAACTTTAGCCCATATCAAGGCGCATTTTCACGGCATTCCTGTGTTAATTTGCGATAAGATTAAACCAGATGATGATGCCAAGGATGCGATTGAGTGGTTATCCAAATTACCTTATGAGTCGATAGCAGTGGTGTGTCATATGAATGTGGTGGCACATATTGAAGAACAATTGACACATGAAGGCTTTAATCCATTTGCATTGGCAGAAGCACGTATTTATGATCAAGCTGTGATCGCGAATGGTTTGTCGACACAAAAGAATCGTTTTACACCAACATTATAA
- a CDS encoding NAD(P)H-dependent glycerol-3-phosphate dehydrogenase yields the protein MTELNFSDLVEPVAVDQKTALRITVLGGGSFGTAMANLATRNGCDTMIWIRDAAVAEEINQTHINKRYLPDYPLEPALRAVADLELAVRDRDIILVAIPSHSFRDVLKQIAPFITSQAVVSLTKGIEAKTFSFMSDIIRTELPEVPYGVLSGPNLAKEIMAGMPSGTVIASESELVRYAVQHALHSALFRVFGSDDVHGVELGGALKNIYAVAMGMGGAYKIGENTKSMILTRALAEMSRFAVKQGANPLTFLGLSGVGDLFATCNSPLSRNYQIGFALGSGKTLDQATKELGQTAEGINTIVQVRTKAEELDVYMPITNALYEVIFEGAPPMTIALSLMKNGHRSDVEFVLPHHEV from the coding sequence ATGACAGAGTTAAATTTTAGTGATTTAGTTGAGCCAGTTGCCGTAGATCAGAAAACGGCATTAAGAATTACGGTATTGGGCGGTGGTAGTTTTGGCACAGCGATGGCAAATTTAGCCACTAGAAATGGTTGCGATACCATGATTTGGATTCGTGATGCTGCTGTTGCTGAAGAAATTAATCAAACGCATATCAATAAACGCTATTTACCTGATTATCCATTGGAACCTGCTTTGCGTGCAGTGGCTGATCTAGAGCTTGCTGTACGGGATCGTGACATTATTTTGGTGGCTATTCCAAGTCATTCATTCCGTGACGTACTCAAACAGATTGCGCCGTTTATTACTTCTCAGGCTGTGGTTTCATTGACCAAAGGCATTGAAGCAAAAACCTTTAGTTTTATGAGCGATATTATTCGCACAGAATTGCCAGAAGTACCGTATGGTGTTCTATCTGGCCCAAATCTTGCCAAAGAAATCATGGCGGGTATGCCATCTGGGACTGTAATTGCCAGTGAGTCAGAGTTGGTTCGTTATGCGGTGCAACACGCTTTACATAGTGCTTTATTCCGCGTGTTTGGTAGCGACGATGTGCATGGTGTTGAATTGGGTGGTGCGTTAAAAAATATTTATGCAGTTGCGATGGGTATGGGTGGGGCTTATAAAATTGGTGAAAATACCAAAAGTATGATTCTAACGCGTGCGTTGGCAGAGATGAGCCGTTTTGCAGTGAAACAGGGTGCAAATCCATTAACCTTTTTGGGATTGTCTGGTGTCGGGGATTTATTCGCCACTTGTAACAGTCCATTAAGTCGTAACTATCAAATTGGTTTCGCATTAGGTTCTGGGAAAACATTAGATCAAGCGACTAAGGAACTGGGGCAGACTGCGGAGGGGATTAATACCATTGTTCAGGTGCGAACCAAAGCAGAAGAGTTGGATGTATATATGCCAATTACTAACGCACTATATGAAGTGATTTTTGAAGGTGCACCACCAATGACCATTGCGTTGTCTTTAATGAAGAATGGTCATCGTAGTGATGTGGAATTTGTTTTACCTCATCATGAAGTCTAA
- a CDS encoding nitroreductase, with product MTDSNIETIHQNIHQRQSIGQLIEPAPNTEQLEKAVQAALTAPDHHRLKPTRFVIVTPELRAAFGENLAKALADLGETDSAQLDRVKQHPFRAPLLVLALTTIQDHPKVPHFEQILSTGAAIQNFLLSLQAQGFATMWRSGAVVESNWLKQQLGLKQQDLISGIIYIGTAAKAIAPRAEIDSQDFVKVWQVT from the coding sequence ATGACGGACTCAAATATAGAGACAATTCATCAAAATATTCATCAACGTCAATCTATTGGGCAACTGATTGAGCCTGCACCAAATACAGAACAACTCGAAAAAGCAGTGCAAGCAGCACTTACTGCACCTGATCACCATCGTTTAAAACCAACTCGTTTTGTGATTGTGACTCCTGAACTACGTGCGGCATTCGGTGAGAATTTAGCTAAAGCTTTAGCCGATTTAGGTGAAACTGATTCTGCACAACTTGATCGAGTGAAACAGCATCCGTTTCGTGCGCCTTTGTTGGTTTTAGCCTTAACCACGATTCAAGATCATCCTAAAGTTCCGCACTTTGAACAGATTTTAAGTACAGGTGCTGCGATTCAAAACTTCTTGTTGTCATTACAAGCGCAAGGCTTTGCAACCATGTGGCGTTCTGGGGCAGTGGTTGAGTCGAATTGGTTGAAACAGCAATTAGGATTAAAACAACAAGATCTCATTTCTGGAATTATTTATATCGGAACAGCAGCGAAAGCGATTGCGCCAAGAGCAGAAATAGACAGTCAAGATTTTGTAAAAGTATGGCAAGTAACCTAA
- a CDS encoding phosphoglycerate kinase produces MNFQRMTDLDLTGKRVLIREDLNVPVKNGEITSDARLRAALPTIKAALEKGAAVMVFSHLGRPVEGEPKPEQSLAPVAAYLSKALGQDVKLFTDYLDGVEVAAGQVVLLENVRFNHGEKKNNQELAKKYAALCDVFVMDAFGTAHRAEASTEGAARFAPIAAAGPLLAAELDALGRAMQTPEKPMVAIVAGSKVSTKLDVLTSLSTICDQLIVGGGIANTFLAAAGFNVGKSLYEADLVETAKQIAAKVSVPLPTDVVVADASQINFEDFLGSLASAQAVVKNVADVTDNDMILDVGPETAKAFADILKSSKTILWNGPVGVFEVDQFGEGTKTLSLAIAESAGFSIAGGGDTLAAIDKYQVADQIGYISTGGGAFLEFVEGKTLPAVAVLLERA; encoded by the coding sequence ATGAATTTTCAGCGCATGACTGATCTTGATTTAACAGGTAAACGTGTCCTTATTCGTGAAGACTTAAACGTTCCTGTAAAAAATGGGGAAATTACCAGTGATGCACGTTTACGTGCTGCATTGCCAACAATTAAAGCTGCTTTAGAAAAAGGCGCAGCAGTGATGGTGTTTTCTCATCTTGGTCGTCCTGTAGAGGGTGAGCCAAAACCAGAACAATCGCTTGCACCGGTTGCTGCTTATTTAAGTAAAGCTTTGGGTCAAGATGTTAAATTATTCACAGATTATTTAGATGGCGTTGAAGTGGCTGCGGGTCAAGTTGTGTTACTTGAAAACGTTCGTTTCAACCACGGCGAAAAGAAAAATAACCAAGAACTTGCGAAGAAATACGCTGCATTATGCGATGTATTTGTTATGGATGCATTCGGTACAGCGCACCGCGCAGAAGCATCAACTGAAGGTGCAGCACGTTTTGCACCAATCGCAGCTGCGGGTCCTTTATTGGCAGCAGAGTTAGATGCACTTGGCCGTGCAATGCAAACCCCAGAAAAACCAATGGTTGCAATTGTTGCAGGCTCTAAAGTATCAACTAAACTTGATGTGTTGACTTCATTGTCTACAATCTGTGATCAATTGATCGTGGGTGGTGGTATTGCCAATACATTCTTGGCTGCAGCTGGTTTTAATGTGGGTAAATCACTTTACGAAGCAGATTTAGTTGAAACTGCAAAACAAATTGCTGCAAAAGTCAGTGTTCCATTACCTACAGATGTTGTGGTTGCAGATGCAAGCCAAATCAACTTTGAAGATTTCCTTGGTTCATTGGCAAGTGCACAAGCCGTTGTGAAGAACGTTGCTGATGTAACTGATAATGATATGATTTTGGATGTTGGTCCTGAAACTGCTAAAGCATTTGCGGACATCTTAAAATCTTCAAAAACAATTCTTTGGAATGGCCCAGTGGGTGTGTTTGAAGTAGATCAATTTGGTGAAGGAACCAAAACACTTTCATTGGCGATTGCTGAATCTGCTGGTTTCTCGATTGCGGGTGGTGGTGACACATTGGCTGCGATTGATAAATATCAAGTTGCTGATCAAATTGGCTATATCTCAACAGGTGGCGGTGCATTCTTAGAGTTCGTAGAAGGCAAAACTTTACCAGCGGTTGCGGTATTGCTTGAGCGCGCTTAA
- a CDS encoding DUF2237 domain-containing protein, whose amino-acid sequence MSIHPDPKINRLNVLGEPLASCCYDPITGYFRNGFCHTAVTDLGQHTMCAQMTSEFLNFSQKVGNDLITPLPEVGFPGLKPGDFWCICVTRWVEAYQAGQAPPIKLNACHNAVLHYVPLNILVEYAV is encoded by the coding sequence ATGTCAATTCATCCAGATCCAAAAATTAATCGTTTAAACGTGCTTGGCGAACCTTTAGCCAGTTGTTGTTATGACCCAATCACTGGGTATTTTCGTAATGGCTTTTGCCACACAGCGGTCACCGATTTAGGTCAGCATACGATGTGTGCACAAATGACTTCTGAGTTTCTAAATTTCTCACAAAAAGTCGGCAATGACCTCATTACACCATTGCCTGAAGTGGGCTTCCCAGGTCTTAAACCAGGTGACTTCTGGTGTATCTGTGTGACACGTTGGGTTGAAGCTTATCAAGCAGGACAAGCACCACCGATTAAGTTGAATGCTTGCCACAATGCCGTTCTGCATTATGTTCCCTTGAATATCCTTGTGGAATACGCGGTGTAA
- a CDS encoding Maf family protein gives MNQHELILASSSQTRKDLMDRLSLDYRCISPDIDESASGELHADDLAKRLAYEKARVIAEQHPDAIVIGSDQVAWREHAPYDFIGKPLSTENAIQQLQANSGQTVFFSTALSVQHLQSGFETTLVEHYQVKFRQLTLAEIERYIAIDQPLHCAGSFKCESLGISLFEKMVGDDQTTLMGLPMIQLCKILRQFGISVP, from the coding sequence ATGAACCAACATGAATTGATTTTGGCATCCAGCAGTCAAACCCGTAAAGATCTGATGGATCGTTTAAGCTTGGATTATCGCTGTATCTCCCCTGATATTGATGAATCCGCATCAGGTGAACTACATGCCGATGATCTGGCTAAACGACTGGCGTATGAAAAAGCCCGTGTCATTGCGGAACAACATCCAGATGCGATTGTGATTGGTTCCGATCAAGTGGCTTGGCGTGAACATGCTCCGTATGACTTTATTGGTAAACCATTGAGCACTGAAAATGCCATTCAACAATTGCAGGCAAACTCAGGTCAGACTGTCTTTTTCAGTACCGCGCTCAGTGTTCAACATTTGCAATCTGGCTTTGAAACGACACTGGTTGAACATTACCAAGTTAAATTTCGCCAGCTGACATTGGCAGAAATTGAGCGTTATATTGCAATTGACCAACCCTTACATTGTGCGGGTAGTTTTAAATGTGAAAGCTTGGGGATTAGCTTATTTGAAAAAATGGTGGGTGATGATCAAACCACATTGATGGGTTTACCCATGATTCAACTGTGTAAGATCTTACGTCAGTTTGGAATAAGTGTGCCTTGA
- a CDS encoding MFS transporter, producing the protein MSRKWLILAIVVLIYLPVSIDATVLHVATPTLSESLSLSANELLWIIDIYSLVMAGLILPMGALGDRIGFKKLMIIGGILFGLASLAAAFSSTAYALIGSRALLAVGAAMILPATLSAVRNTFLDEKQRNFALGVWATVGGGGAAFGPLLGGFLLEHFHWGSVFLINVPIMIAVLALTVFVIPKQAGQPKQNLNLLQAIVLVVAILSMIYAVKTVMHGFSIWSVLIFAVGFSLLVGFIRKQLTSNSPMIDIQLFKHPVIATGVVMAIVSMMALVGFELLISQELQFVYQLSPLAAGAFILPFMIAISLGGPIASMLVNRFGLRSVASLGMLMSALSLWGLANTDFMQSKMQVWSWMVVLGLSVEIALLASTSAIMSSVPPSKATAAGAIEGMAYELGAGLGIAFFGLMLSWFYANSIVIPTDVPSNIIEQVSSSIGEAVQAAKQLQPAIAEHIITAAKQAFSQSHRSVLNVAALLFLILSIFIWFALPKRVTVVEE; encoded by the coding sequence ATGTCACGCAAGTGGTTAATTCTTGCAATCGTTGTACTGATTTATCTTCCTGTATCAATTGATGCAACCGTTTTACATGTGGCGACACCGACGTTGAGTGAGTCACTTTCATTATCTGCAAATGAGTTGCTGTGGATTATTGATATTTATTCCTTGGTCATGGCAGGTTTGATCTTGCCAATGGGTGCCTTGGGTGATCGTATTGGCTTTAAAAAGCTCATGATCATCGGTGGTATCTTATTTGGCCTTGCATCATTGGCCGCTGCTTTTTCTTCTACAGCATATGCATTAATTGGTTCTCGCGCTTTATTGGCCGTTGGTGCTGCCATGATTTTGCCTGCTACTTTATCTGCGGTTCGTAATACTTTTCTTGATGAAAAACAGCGCAACTTTGCTTTAGGTGTTTGGGCAACTGTCGGTGGTGGTGGTGCTGCATTTGGCCCTTTGCTTGGTGGTTTCTTACTCGAGCACTTTCATTGGGGCTCAGTGTTCCTGATCAATGTTCCGATTATGATTGCTGTACTTGCTTTAACTGTCTTTGTGATTCCAAAGCAGGCAGGGCAACCTAAGCAGAATCTTAACTTGTTACAGGCCATTGTATTGGTGGTTGCCATCCTGAGCATGATCTATGCGGTTAAGACTGTGATGCACGGTTTTAGTATCTGGTCAGTTTTGATATTCGCAGTTGGTTTCAGTTTATTGGTTGGCTTTATTCGTAAGCAGTTAACTTCAAACTCACCTATGATTGATATCCAGTTGTTTAAACATCCTGTCATTGCAACAGGTGTGGTGATGGCAATTGTATCAATGATGGCTTTGGTCGGATTCGAGTTACTGATTTCTCAGGAGTTGCAATTTGTTTACCAACTTTCACCATTGGCTGCTGGGGCATTTATTTTACCATTTATGATTGCGATCAGTTTAGGTGGCCCAATTGCCAGTATGCTGGTCAACCGTTTCGGTCTACGCTCAGTTGCATCGCTTGGTATGTTGATGAGTGCTTTAAGTTTATGGGGCTTAGCAAATACTGACTTTATGCAGTCGAAGATGCAGGTCTGGAGCTGGATGGTTGTTTTAGGCCTAAGTGTGGAAATTGCTTTATTGGCTTCAACCTCTGCCATTATGTCTTCAGTACCGCCAAGTAAGGCGACAGCAGCAGGGGCAATTGAGGGGATGGCGTATGAGTTGGGAGCTGGTTTAGGCATTGCCTTTTTCGGTCTGATGTTGTCATGGTTCTATGCCAACTCGATTGTGATACCAACTGATGTGCCGTCTAACATCATTGAACAGGTGAGCAGTTCAATTGGAGAGGCGGTTCAAGCTGCCAAGCAATTACAACCTGCAATTGCTGAACATATCATCACAGCTGCGAAACAGGCCTTTAGCCAATCGCATCGTTCAGTGCTGAATGTGGCAGCGCTCTTATTCTTGATCTTGTCGATTTTTATTTGGTTTGCTTTACCAAAGCGAGTCACAGTGGTTGAGGAGTAA